The genomic window TGCTGTAGTTTTCAAAAGGAAGtgtgcttttattttgtattttattttgagtaACTTCAATTTTAGACATAATATCGCAAATTACTCAGATCGTTTTTGCTTTGCAGTGAAAATATTTCCAAACAAAGCCACAGAATCAACCGTTGCATGTCTTGGATGTGTCTACATTAATTCAGATACATTTAAACATGGAATTTTCTTTTCAAAACGATTTCCATTCACACTTTAGGGTCATTTCGTGTCAAATAAACCAAATTTCGAAAACTTCCCCggctcaaatttttgattttgtttatatttgtctttcttcagaaaaaatattaagtgtatgaaagccaaaatattaaatgtcacagatgtatatttattGAGTAAAccactattttgtagaggggggtcaaaatgacaatttggTATGTACAATTGaccaatttactcatggagccacAATGAGATCCCCATATCTCTGGAAATGAACCATATTTGGCATTAAAAATTAACCCTTgtgcattcaaaaaaaaaaaaaaaaaaaaagttacacataGGTGCAAAATGGACCAAAATGTCCATGTCCAAAAACtgtcataaaaatatgatttattaatatttttttccactttcactgatgtcaattttttaaccagcatctgttctatccatagataccaaatattcattaattttaagaactttaaccctttaaatgctggtttgtttacataatgtcataggtgtttttttaatgaaaaaaataaaaattgtagtttattttcataaactaaatgctaagcagaatttttttttctttgcttattaGGTTCTTGGGTGGGtcaatgaaaaacaataacattcattttgaggcatttatatttttttcaaaaactaaCAGGTCtataatggacaaaaatgtccatgccaaaaaactgtcatataaatattatatattaatatttttttccactttcactgacttttttatttttttatcagcaTCTCTTCTATTCATAATTACCAAACATTAATTTTCAGAATTTTAACGCTTTACAAATCGGTTTCTTTACATCCTCAGCTTCTAATGCACTTGTGTGCTCACTGTCAGTGGGCAACACTAGCTTCAGAGCTTCCTCTGCTGAGTAATGTCtcttcaaaaaatgaaattatcaaCCCCTCAAGCACCACATATTAATAGGTTTGGCTGTGAGGACACCTGTGTTAACTCAAACATTGTATAAAATCTACCAGACTAAACAATCAGCATTTTCTTGTGGtgaaaactaaaacaatgtGTTTAGGGGCTTCTGAACTTCTACTTCGAAATCAAGCACACCTTTTATCTTcgtacaaaaacaataacaagtgAAAAAGTGCAATCAAGGGTTAAGATGTGTGTTTGGGTGAAAAAGAAAAGCTTATTAACCTTCTTTGACCTTTTTCATAGTTTTCACATGACCCTGCCAAGGGTGTGACTCATACATGGAGTGGGATTTTTGATTGCCAATacaatataatttctttcaaactaATAACACACATTAAATTTTCAGTAAACACATGCAAACTACACTCTGACATCCTTACCAACATTCATATTTTTCCAATTGACTCTACAATAGACTATAATATGCGTAAgcagaaaacacaaataaagcgAATATTTCTTTTATATGCCAAATTTGAAAATATGGCACAATATagtaaaaaatggtaaaaatgtaaaatttgaagCCTTGCCGATAGAATGAATGCCTATTTGCAAATATTGTATCATTTTATAGTCAAATGGCCCTGggttaaaaaatttaaacagttttaatgggtttcaatgtggacatttttgtccataaGGTGCTGAGTGTGAGTATTTTTTGTACGGAGGGTAAAATTGATATTTTGAAGGAAATTagggtaaaatattaaaattccaataaaaataaacacctgAGCCAAAATTCATGTAGTTGGCATTAACAAAGGCacacttataacaaaaaacaaaactgaaataagGTTGCACAAGGGTTAAGATATCATAAGAAAAGTTTAAGAGCCAGAATCTAAAATGGTAtcaagatatctttaatactttttgagctacaggcatgcaaacttcaggcaaaaaacacaagaagtgctttttcCCATTTATGACCTTGTAGTCTGTTGCTTAATATGCCAACGGTGACAAAGTCAAACGATTTTACTAATAGgcctaccaatctctgtgtaaaaatagcACAAAAACAGCACATAGCAGGCACTTACCAGGTACCTTACAGATACCTCAATTTTTACAGTTCAcaccaaaacataaaaacagatttttcaAATTGATCCAATCTACAAAAAGCTCAGTTTTCACAGGGGAAAAAATGCTGTCTCAGTGTGGATGGAAGGGAAAAACctagagaaaaaaagttgcGTTTTCAAATGTATCTGGATTAGTGTTGACGTAGTTGAattggttgagtaaatgattcaatgactcactcataagtcacttgtttcattcctgaatgaataatggtttttgaacaaatcatttgaGTTAATGATTCAACAACTCATTGACAATGACGTTCCTGAATTAACAAAAAAGACTGTCTCAAATCAGACATATTCACATACTCAGTGGTTTGGTGGAAAGGTTCTTACAGGTTGAGGCTAGATGAGGAAACTGCAGATGGAGAGACACCATTGATTTTGGCGACTCAAGCTGGACTGGTGGAGATTGTTAGGACTCTGCTTGAGCATGGAGCTTCACCTAATAGGATCAACAGCAAAAATGAATCCCCTTTATTATTGGGTAAGTTTTCATTTGCAATTTTTATAGTGTCTTTAGTGGCTATGTAATAAGttctggtgttttgttttggagCGGTAAGAACAGATTCATTTGAAATCGCCTTTACACTTATATCACGAGGAGCATCGGTGAACCAAATCTACCCAAAAAAGTGGACGGCCATTCATGAGGCAGCCAAGGTGGGTTGTACCGACATCCTTACGCTCCTGCTGCAACATGGAGGAAATGTCTCGGAGACAGACGAGCATGGAGTGACGCCCATGGGGATTGCCGCAGAGTATGCTCAAGCAGAAGCGCTGGACATCCTTATTCACTATGGTAATTCTAATATTTCCAGTATAAAAACAGAGGATGTTAGTAGATATTCACAAATAAAGAATGTAGTTAAACTACAAACAGAATGATGTCCTCCGCACCAACAGGTGGAGATGTAAATGCTCAGGCACCAAATGGAGATAGTGTGCTATATGATGCTGCTGGTTCTGGCAATCCTGACTGCATTGAGCTTTTACTTCAACATGGGGCTGATCCTAATGTCGCTAGTCTTTCCTTGCAACTTCCGATCCACCGTGCAGCATACAAAGGGCATTACCTGTAAGTTCAAAGAAATATGCTACTCCTTTGCTAGTTTTTTCACCCCGGATCTCGAGCTAAAGTTATATTGGACTTTTGGAATCAGAAGTCGACTAGGACTAGCATTGAAAGGTTTGTCTGGAGACAACAAATCTAATCAgaattcaaaacatttcactGCATACACTACTGCTCACCACTAGAGGTTTTGAATAAACACCTTAACTCTGGTCATCGagatccactttcctgcagagttcaaACTCAAATACCTGTAACattttagtaatcctgaagaccttgattagcttgttcaggtgtgtttgattagggttgggcTAAGCTCTGCAAGAAATTATCTCAAGGGCCAGAATTGAGAAACCCTGCATTAACCGATGAGTAACTGTCCAACCATTCTatttttctttagaaaatgtTAAAATCTAGTTGTACAATCTCTTTCCAGTGCCTTGAGAATGTTAATCCCAATAACCACCAAGAGAGCGCTCCGTCTCTCAGGCCAGAGCCCAATTCATGCAGCTGCAGATGGAGGCCATGTCCGATGTCTGGAGCTCCTGGTGGACAAAGGTTTTGATGTTAATGCTCTTCTAGACGCTCATATTTCGGAGATATATGGGGATATGCGGAAGACTGCCTTGTACTTTGCGGTCTCCAATGGAGATGTGACTGGCACCGAGTTGCTGGTAAATGCTGGAGCCAAAACAGACCTGGACCCTTTGCACTGCCTTCTAGTGGCGGTAAGAGCTGGGAGGTATGAGATTGTGAGGATTCTCCTAGCCAGCCAAGCAGATGTGAACTGTTACTTCACAGAGCTCAATGACACAGTGTTTCCCACTGCCTTACAATACTGCCTGAGGGATGAGATGATGATGCGACAGTTGTTAAATGGTGGTTATGATGCAGAAAAATGCTTCTGTTGTCCTCATGATGCAACATGGGGTCACTCCTCAGAACACCCCAGTGAGAAGATTCCAGTAAGTTCACCACTAATgtttctgttccaaaacctagcaAGTTGCCAGGGTATGCACACTCCAAATGTTTGTTTCAAAAGTAGAAAAGTTAAAATCAACCCAAGATGGCGGACAAAATGAGAGAAGTGTTTTTATAAGTGTATATTCATTGAATTCTTCAAAGTatcaataaaaacatttcaggCCTCGTTTACAATAGCGTTTCAGAAACGATCTCCATCTATACTACATGTCTCAAAAACGCATGTCACATAACCGTTTATGCACACTGGGCATGTGCGTACAAGTGTAAATAGTTGCCTCTTATGCATGTAGGTAGCTTTAAAaaagtttaactgcacaatggctgctaaaaatgacaaagccagcaaagattgcagttcagtctccatATTATTGTTTACATGGTTGTCAAGGATACGCAGAGCGAAAGTGGGCAGCCTCCATCGTCCATTTCAAAAGTCTCAGTTTTGGTCCATCTACACTGAAACGCAACCCTggcgttttcaaactaaaacatGCTCTGCAGCATTTTCGAAAGTCTCCGTTTTCAAGGTTCGAGAAAAcactagtgtaaacagggcctgaaACTATTTAAAATAGGCTCAATATTTCactaaatatttgt from Chanodichthys erythropterus isolate Z2021 chromosome 24, ASM2448905v1, whole genome shotgun sequence includes these protein-coding regions:
- the LOC137015505 gene encoding ankyrin repeat and SOCS box protein 15-like isoform X1, translating into MDTKGWYPIHRAAVQQSVQVLEMVLYGSYRLRLDEETADGETPLILATQAGLVEIVRTLLEHGASPNRINSKNESPLLLVLVFCFGAVRTDSFEIAFTLISRGASVNQIYPKKWTAIHEAAKVGCTDILTLLLQHGGNVSETDEHGVTPMGIAAEYAQAEALDILIHYGGDVNAQAPNGDSVLYDAAGSGNPDCIELLLQHGADPNVASLSLQLPIHRAAYKGHYLALRMLIPITTKRALRLSGQSPIHAAADGGHVRCLELLVDKGFDVNALLDAHISEIYGDMRKTALYFAVSNGDVTGTELLVNAGAKTDLDPLHCLLVAVRAGRYEIVRILLASQADVNCYFTELNDTVFPTALQYCLRDEMMMRQLLNGGYDAEKCFCCPHDATWGHSSEHPSEKIPFCDFISVSWLVQFSGRAVRVLLDYVNHVPICTKLKMVLKKNKEWAEISEMLGSPRSLQHLCRLVIRREMTPRRLGNPKFINSGPFPPGLKSYLMYKEYDLYGKIICQE
- the LOC137015505 gene encoding ankyrin repeat and SOCS box protein 15-like isoform X3; protein product: MDLSDDLEEEDELLEAAIQLSIQESCKDIASLGSVEHQKILDAIYRGDLFALQELSDYPAAFTEMDTKGWYPIHRAAVQQSVQVLEMVLYGSYRLRLDEETADGETPLILATQAGLVEIVRTLLEHGASPNRINSKNESPLLLAVRTDSFEIAFTLISRGASVNQIYPKKWTAIHEAAKVGCTDILTLLLQHGGNVSETDEHGVTPMGIAAEYAQAEALDILIHYGGDVNAQAPNGDSVLYDAAGSGNPDCIELLLQHGADPNVASLSLQLPIHRAAYKGHYLALRMLIPITTKRALRLSGQSPIHAAADGGHVRCLELLVDKGFDVNALLDAHISEIYGDMRKTALYFAVSNGDVTGTELLVNAGAKTDLDPLHCLLVAVRAGRYEIVRILLASQADVNCYFTELNDTVFPTALQYCLRDEMMMRQLLNGGYDAEKCFCCPHDATWGHSSEHPSEKIPFCDFISVSWLVQFSGRAVRVLLDYVNHVPICTKLKMVLKKNKEWAEISEMLGSPRSLQHLCRLVIRREMTPRRLGNPKFINSGPFPPGLKSYLMYKEYDLYGKIICQE
- the LOC137015505 gene encoding ankyrin repeat and SOCS box protein 15-like isoform X2: MDTKGWYPIHRAAVQQSVQVLEMVLYGSYRLRLDEETADGETPLILATQAGLVEIVRTLLEHGASPNRINSKNESPLLLASVNQIYPKKWTAIHEAAKVGCTDILTLLLQHGGNVSETDEHGVTPMGIAAEYAQAEALDILIHYGGDVNAQAPNGDSVLYDAAGSGNPDCIELLLQHGADPNVASLSLQLPIHRAAYKGHYLALRMLIPITTKRALRLSGQSPIHAAADGGHVRCLELLVDKGFDVNALLDAHISEIYGDMRKTALYFAVSNGDVTGTELLVNAGAKTDLDPLHCLLVAVRAGRYEIVRILLASQADVNCYFTELNDTVFPTALQYCLRDEMMMRQLLNGGYDAEKCFCCPHDATWGHSSEHPSEKIPFCDFISVSWLVQFSGRAVRVLLDYVNHVPICTKLKMVLKKNKEWAEISEMLGSPRSLQHLCRLVIRREMTPRRLGNPKFINSGPFPPGLKSYLMYKEYDLYGKIICQE